From Stigmatopora nigra isolate UIUO_SnigA chromosome 5, RoL_Snig_1.1, whole genome shotgun sequence, a single genomic window includes:
- the rp2 gene encoding protein XRP2: protein MGCFFSKKSKRKSAEKDDRTPTTTTVETTTTSNAVPLGNNTDEAAPKQYSWDKREKVDPKDYMLTGLKDTTAGRLPGKLNGQQFVIQDCHNCDIYVFDHSAAITVDDCINCRIVLGPVKGSVFFRDCKDIRCVVACQQFRTRDCKKMEVFLCCATQPIIESSTGVKVGCFQYFYPELAFHFKDAGLSIFNNNWSNVHDFTPVAGETNWSLLPENAATPDSVPAPGPDSDFKGVRVSTEAARSIVPLTKGGRRKDSEESCLFVFFAGEYTTANARKMIDEATAKGFVLIQTKEVSMRPEDVKRVFQNSADDLVEWIGKGPVIALEFNGDGVVDACQNLANDVFNSTKVFVSDNKNTSSRDVDSFFNFADMQMGL from the exons ATGGGGTGTTTTTTCTCGAAGAAATCCAAACGAAAGTCGGCAGAAAAGGACGACCGCACGCCAACGACGACAACGGTGGAAACCACGACGACAAGCAACGCGGTTCCCCTTGGCAACAACACGGACGAGGCGGCACCGAAGCAGTACAGCTGGGACAAGAGAGAAAAG GTGGACCCCAAAGACTACATGCTGACCGGCCTCAAAGACACAACAGCGGGTCGCCTCCCGGGGAAGCTCAACGGCCAGCAATTTGTCATCCAGGACTGCCACAACTGCGACATCTACGTTTTCGACCACTCGGCGGCCATCACCGTGGACGACTGCATCAACTGCCGCATCGTACTGGGTCCCGTCAAGGGTAGCGTCTTCTTCCGGGACTGTAAGGATATCCGCTGCGTGGTGGCGTGCCAGCAGTTCCGGACGAGGGACTGTAAAAAGATGGAG GTGTTCCTTTGTTGCGCTACACAACCCATCATCGAGTCGTCCACCGGCGTGAAGGTGGGCTGCTTCCAGTACTTCTACCCCGAACTTGCATTCCACTTCAAGGATGCCGGTTTGAGCATCTTCAACAACAACTGGAGCAACGTTCACGACTTCACCCCCGTGGCGGGGGAGACCAACTGGAGCCTGTTGCCGGAAAACGCCGCCACGCCGGATTCCGTGCCGGCCCCCGGACCGGACTCGGACTTCAAGGGGGTTCGAGTCTCGACCGAGGCGGCTCGTAGCATCGTGCCGCTAACCAAAGGGGGTCGGCGCAAGGATAGCGAGGAATCCTGCCTCTTTGTGTTCTTCGCCGGGGAGTACACCACCGCCAATGCCCGCAAGATGATCGATGAG GCGACGGCCAAAGGCTTTGTGTTGATCCAGACCAAAGAGGTATCCATGAGGCCCGAAGACGTCAAACGCGTATTCCAAAACAGCGCCGACGATCTGGTGGAGTGGATCGGCAAAG GTCCCGTCATCGCCCTGGAGTTCAACGGCGACGGCGTGGTGGACGCCTGCCAGAACCTTGCCAACGACGTATTTAACAGCACAAAG GTTTTCGTCTCGGacaacaaaaatacatcttCCCGCGACGTGGACAGCTTCTTCAACTTCGCCGACATGCAGATGGGCTTGTGA